Proteins encoded by one window of Companilactobacillus ginsenosidimutans:
- the rpmG gene encoding 50S ribosomal protein L33 codes for MRVNITMECTSCHERTYLTSKSKRNSPDRLELKKYCPRERTVTLHRETK; via the coding sequence ATGAGAGTAAATATAACAATGGAATGTACTTCATGTCATGAACGTACATATCTTACAAGCAAAAGCAAACGTAATAGCCCTGATCGTTTAGAGCTTAAGAAATATTGCCCACGCGAACGCACTGTTACATTGCATCGCGAAACAAAATAA
- a CDS encoding 5-formyltetrahydrofolate cyclo-ligase produces MDKVSFRKQQIDTVNKFMKTEQAQKEINEIYLQLFSNLDFRNAKSIGITLSIDKEIPTFPIINKCWEDGKKVYIPKTFSDYSMTFVNYEKDTELETSSFGVREPKEYQSNVMNPPELIIVPGVAFSKEGNNRLGFGAGYYDRYLAQHPTKTIALAVSRQFFVQAPWPIYTLDKPVDQIISVAEEE; encoded by the coding sequence TTGGATAAAGTAAGTTTTAGAAAACAGCAAATTGATACTGTAAACAAATTTATGAAAACTGAACAAGCACAAAAAGAAATTAACGAAATTTATCTTCAGTTATTTTCCAATTTAGATTTTCGAAATGCTAAATCTATTGGAATAACCCTAAGTATTGATAAAGAAATTCCAACCTTTCCAATAATCAACAAATGTTGGGAAGATGGTAAAAAAGTATATATTCCTAAAACATTTAGTGATTATTCAATGACCTTTGTTAATTATGAGAAGGATACTGAACTTGAAACTAGCAGTTTTGGAGTAAGAGAACCAAAAGAGTATCAATCTAATGTTATGAATCCACCAGAATTGATCATTGTTCCTGGCGTTGCCTTTTCAAAAGAAGGCAATAATCGTTTAGGGTTTGGGGCAGGCTATTATGATCGTTACCTTGCACAGCATCCAACAAAGACAATTGCGCTTGCTGTTTCTAGACAATTTTTTGTTCAAGCACCATGGCCAATCTACACATTGGATAAGCCAGTAGACCAAATCATTTCAGTCGCAGAGGAAGAATAA
- a CDS encoding TrmH family RNA methyltransferase, whose product MKYIESKKNEEIKQINKLNKTKEIKKTGTYLIEGFHLVREADENNQKILTIIVTEKNEEDQLVKKYYDNALVVSDDIAKGLSDTTTLQGIFAVIKINEPEEIPTLNGQWVILANVQDPGNVGTIVRTADAAGYDGVITSLDSADIYQPKVQRSMQGSQFHLPIYRLDLQDAISRAKDAGLTVYGSEVNDQAVPYNTLNKVDNFALIMGNEAHGLSEDALQMTDQNIYIPILGKAESLNVAVAAGVLMYGLKDF is encoded by the coding sequence ATGAAATATATTGAATCTAAGAAAAATGAAGAGATCAAACAGATTAATAAATTAAATAAGACAAAAGAAATTAAGAAGACCGGCACTTATTTGATTGAAGGCTTCCATCTTGTGCGCGAAGCCGATGAAAATAACCAAAAAATTCTAACTATAATTGTTACGGAGAAAAATGAAGAAGATCAATTGGTTAAAAAATATTATGATAATGCACTTGTAGTTTCAGATGATATTGCCAAAGGTTTGTCAGATACAACAACACTGCAAGGTATTTTTGCAGTCATTAAGATTAATGAGCCAGAAGAAATACCAACTTTAAACGGACAATGGGTAATTCTAGCAAACGTTCAAGATCCTGGTAATGTCGGAACTATCGTTAGGACTGCCGATGCTGCAGGTTACGATGGTGTAATTACAAGCTTGGATTCAGCAGATATTTATCAACCAAAGGTTCAACGTTCGATGCAAGGAAGCCAATTCCATTTACCAATCTACAGATTGGATTTACAAGACGCTATTTCGCGTGCAAAGGATGCTGGATTAACAGTTTATGGATCTGAAGTTAATGATCAAGCAGTTCCTTATAATACTTTGAACAAAGTTGATAATTTTGCTTTGATAATGGGTAATGAGGCTCATGGTTTAAGCGAAGATGCTTTACAAATGACTGATCAAAATATCTATATTCCTATTCTTGGAAAAGCAGAATCGCTAAATGTTGCAGTTGCTGCAGGTGTATTAATGTACGGATTAAAAGACTTCTAA
- the yidC gene encoding membrane protein insertase YidC has product MNKKIMKYISVLSLIVIFAVVLTGCTARTGVQHAPTSGPYGFVYKWLGTPFQNLILATAKHVGGRDAYAWGIVIISFVVRLLLLPLSLNQQYKSTAQQEKMRAVQPQLKLIQAKQKEAKDPATQQKISALMMDVYKQNNISLTGGIGCLPLLLQFPILIAIYQAVQYSQEIGVATFMNIPLGQPSLVITIVATVFYIIQSWLSLQVVPQEQRKQMQTMLWMNPVMTFFISMISSAALALYFLAGGVVLLIQQLITNYIMTPKIRKQADANLKDHPVKIVVTEESIAKIMAGGPSSSSNSSGSSNGGSSESKAHKSARELNKGKQNKPKE; this is encoded by the coding sequence TTGAATAAAAAAATAATGAAGTACATTTCTGTGTTATCACTTATCGTGATTTTCGCAGTTGTTCTTACTGGCTGTACTGCTAGAACCGGTGTTCAACACGCACCTACAAGCGGTCCTTACGGATTTGTATACAAGTGGTTAGGAACTCCCTTCCAAAACTTGATACTTGCTACAGCTAAACATGTTGGTGGTCGTGATGCCTACGCATGGGGAATTGTTATCATTTCCTTTGTAGTTAGATTGCTATTACTTCCACTTTCATTGAACCAACAATACAAATCAACAGCACAACAAGAAAAAATGCGTGCTGTTCAACCACAATTGAAGTTGATTCAGGCAAAACAAAAAGAAGCTAAGGATCCAGCAACACAACAAAAAATCAGTGCACTTATGATGGATGTTTATAAACAAAACAACATCAGCTTGACTGGTGGAATTGGTTGTTTGCCATTATTACTTCAATTCCCTATTTTGATTGCTATTTACCAAGCTGTGCAATATTCACAAGAAATTGGTGTTGCCACATTTATGAATATTCCTCTTGGTCAACCAAGTTTAGTAATTACTATTGTAGCAACGGTCTTCTACATTATTCAATCATGGTTGTCACTACAAGTCGTTCCACAAGAACAAAGAAAGCAAATGCAAACAATGCTATGGATGAATCCTGTTATGACATTCTTCATTTCAATGATTTCATCTGCTGCACTTGCACTTTACTTCCTAGCTGGTGGTGTGGTTCTTTTAATTCAACAATTAATTACAAACTACATCATGACTCCAAAAATCCGTAAACAAGCGGATGCAAACTTAAAAGACCATCCTGTTAAGATTGTTGTTACTGAAGAATCAATTGCCAAAATTATGGCTGGTGGTCCATCAAGTTCAAGCAATTCATCGGGCAGTTCAAATGGTGGTTCTAGTGAAAGCAAAGCACATAAGAGTGCACGTGAACTTAACAAAGGCAAACAAAACAAGCCTAAAGAATAA
- a CDS encoding acylphosphatase, with product MKHLSMQVYGLVQGVGFRYSVLQVAVELDITGTVQNEMDGSVTIEAEGEEMKLYTFLQKIRESPSPFARVKTVDYDFSDNLKNYKKFSVTG from the coding sequence ATGAAGCATCTTTCAATGCAAGTTTATGGACTTGTTCAAGGAGTTGGATTTAGATATTCTGTTCTGCAGGTTGCAGTGGAATTGGATATCACTGGTACCGTCCAAAATGAAATGGATGGCTCAGTCACAATTGAAGCTGAAGGCGAAGAAATGAAGCTATATACTTTTTTACAAAAGATCAGGGAATCACCTTCTCCATTTGCTAGAGTTAAAACTGTTGACTATGATTTTTCAGACAACCTTAAAAATTACAAAAAGTTTAGTGTGACCGGTTGA
- the pheT gene encoding phenylalanine--tRNA ligase subunit beta, with protein sequence MKISLDWLKEYIPVNHTVEEIANKVSLTGIESAPVKLGEDLSNLVVGHITDIKPHPDSDHLNLCQVDIGESEDVQIVCGAPNVAKDQYVIVALDGADLPAGKKIKRGEIRGQESNGMICGLDELGVKENLVPVKYQKGIFVFPEAEKPGSDAKELLGLNDQMVDLDITPNRADTLGMRGAAWEIGATYDEKPSFTNPEIAESKVKNVSDVNIDVKASDLVIDYLARTMTNVTIGESPLWIQRRLWNQGIQPVNNVVDAANYVMIEFGEPIQVYDLDKLDNKSITVEMAKEGHKLVLDSKNTKDLSNKDLVINTGDTTIGLAGVAGGTEAAVTSDTKNILIESAAFDGASIRKAAQRHDLRGDASNRFEKGVDNGAVEISLNRTVQLIDSIADASSISQVLVGKETPAKPTVIKASVSHVNRLMGIELSTPEMIKILDRLGFLVEQDNDELTVTIPTRRWDMSIEADLIEEIMRIYGYDNLKGTLPSGNETNGGYTPQRTFINKLKDVLLSEGMDEAINFALVSKKEVNDFNVIKTNLTRVLHPMTEDHEYLRTSLIPGLIKNIAYNKARNNSDISLFEEGRIFDRDEGTDRPNEVEYIAGAISGNAGSDSWNTKAKPFDFYDIKGIVEELLEFINVEGTFEFSPNSDIENMHPGQTAMIMMDDRAMGFVGKIHPAYQADHNIDDTYVFELNVDDLLALGKKNVKAQSAPKYPSVSRDLAILVSKDIASGDIVKDIFANGGEYLKDVNIFDVYQGKNIEIGHKSLGYHLIFQNPNDTLTDDTVEQAFTQVKTGLINKFDVEVR encoded by the coding sequence ATGAAAATTTCATTAGATTGGTTAAAGGAATATATTCCCGTCAATCATACTGTTGAAGAAATAGCTAATAAAGTTTCCTTAACTGGTATTGAGTCTGCTCCTGTAAAATTGGGTGAGGATTTATCAAATCTTGTAGTGGGTCATATCACTGATATCAAGCCACATCCAGATTCAGATCATCTTAACTTATGTCAGGTCGACATTGGTGAATCGGAAGATGTTCAAATTGTCTGTGGAGCTCCTAATGTTGCTAAAGACCAATATGTAATTGTTGCTTTAGATGGTGCTGACCTTCCTGCTGGTAAAAAAATTAAGCGCGGAGAAATCCGTGGTCAAGAGTCAAATGGTATGATTTGTGGCTTAGATGAGTTAGGCGTTAAGGAGAACTTAGTACCTGTTAAATATCAAAAGGGAATTTTTGTTTTCCCTGAAGCTGAGAAGCCTGGATCTGATGCAAAGGAACTTTTAGGCTTAAATGACCAGATGGTTGATCTTGATATCACGCCTAACCGTGCTGATACATTGGGTATGCGTGGAGCTGCCTGGGAAATTGGAGCTACATACGATGAGAAACCATCATTTACAAATCCTGAAATTGCTGAATCAAAAGTTAAAAATGTTTCTGATGTGAACATTGATGTTAAAGCGTCAGATTTGGTTATTGATTATCTTGCTAGAACGATGACTAATGTAACTATTGGTGAAAGTCCACTTTGGATTCAAAGACGTCTTTGGAATCAAGGGATTCAACCAGTTAATAATGTTGTTGATGCAGCCAATTATGTCATGATTGAGTTTGGAGAGCCTATTCAAGTTTATGATTTGGATAAATTGGATAATAAGTCTATTACAGTTGAGATGGCAAAAGAAGGTCATAAATTAGTTTTAGATTCTAAGAATACTAAAGATTTGAGTAATAAAGATTTAGTGATCAATACTGGGGATACAACAATTGGATTAGCCGGTGTTGCTGGTGGAACAGAAGCTGCAGTAACTTCTGATACTAAAAATATTTTGATTGAAAGTGCCGCATTTGATGGTGCATCGATTAGAAAAGCTGCCCAAAGACATGATTTACGTGGGGATGCTTCAAACAGATTTGAAAAAGGCGTCGACAACGGTGCAGTAGAAATTTCATTAAATCGTACAGTTCAATTGATTGATTCAATTGCTGATGCCTCATCAATTTCTCAAGTGTTGGTGGGAAAAGAGACTCCAGCAAAACCAACCGTAATTAAAGCATCAGTTTCACACGTCAATAGACTCATGGGTATTGAATTAAGTACACCGGAAATGATTAAAATTTTAGATAGACTCGGATTTTTGGTAGAACAAGACAATGATGAATTGACTGTTACAATTCCCACACGTCGCTGGGATATGTCCATTGAAGCCGATTTAATTGAAGAAATAATGCGTATTTATGGATATGACAATCTTAAAGGAACATTACCATCTGGAAATGAGACTAATGGTGGTTATACTCCACAACGTACATTCATCAACAAACTTAAAGATGTCTTATTAAGTGAAGGAATGGATGAAGCAATTAACTTTGCGTTGGTAAGTAAAAAAGAAGTTAACGATTTTAACGTAATCAAAACAAATTTAACTCGTGTATTGCATCCGATGACTGAGGATCACGAATATTTAAGAACTAGTTTAATTCCTGGCTTGATTAAAAATATTGCTTACAATAAAGCTCGTAATAATTCCGATATTAGTCTTTTTGAAGAAGGACGTATTTTCGATCGTGATGAGGGTACTGATCGTCCAAACGAAGTTGAATATATTGCTGGAGCGATTAGTGGAAACGCTGGTTCCGATTCATGGAACACGAAAGCAAAACCATTTGATTTTTATGATATTAAAGGAATTGTTGAAGAATTACTTGAATTTATCAACGTTGAAGGTACATTTGAATTTTCACCAAATTCAGACATTGAAAATATGCATCCTGGACAAACAGCAATGATTATGATGGATGATAGAGCAATGGGATTCGTTGGAAAAATTCATCCTGCATATCAAGCTGATCACAATATTGATGATACCTATGTTTTTGAATTGAACGTTGATGATTTGCTTGCATTGGGTAAGAAGAACGTTAAAGCACAAAGTGCACCTAAATATCCAAGTGTGAGTCGTGATCTTGCTATTCTTGTTAGCAAAGACATTGCAAGTGGGGATATTGTTAAGGATATTTTCGCCAATGGTGGAGAATATCTTAAAGATGTTAATATCTTTGATGTTTATCAAGGTAAAAATATTGAAATTGGCCACAAATCTCTTGGATATCATTTGATTTTCCAGAACCCAAATGATACATTGACAGACGATACTGTTGAACAAGCATTCACTCAAGTTAAAACTGGTTTAATTAATAAATTTGACGTAGAAGTTAGATAA
- a CDS encoding peptidoglycan D,D-transpeptidase FtsI family protein has product MEIIRKRTGSQAKSTIPFRLNLLFFIVFALFALLVGQLAYLQIVYGGKFQAEVDRTDKTVMQGNVPRGMIYDSKGRLLVGNSTESAITYTKSASVKSEDIYQIVDRLTKYVTVKKGKLSERDKADYILAQKGRSAAIAKSMPKSYRQDSDGNAYSANKLYANEVKYVQEQGIHLSQSQLEKATIFKTMSSAYALSTVFVKDQGLTSKEIAEVSEHLTELPGVSVGTNWNREYPQGKSIASIIGGVSTEQQGIPDDELNIMLASGYSRNDRVGTSYLEKSYESILAGTKSQRQVEIGSNNQINSSKEIYAGQKGGNLNLTIDSEFQKKVQDTLNSEFAAAKGAGITQYSDGAYAVAMNPQTGAILAMAGVRNNTKTGKTTEDALGVINRTFVMGSAVKGATVLGALMDGVITPENNTLPDNPIYLPGTPVKKSVYPIGTYSSLTAQKALEVSSNEYMMALALKEAKATYVPSRQIKMDPNIFQTMRGYFNQFGLGVKTGIDISGETKGIEGATKNSAGQLKTGSALDLSYGNYDAYTLIEMAQYISTIANGGYRLKPYIVQSIQKTRNDGKKGAVESVTKPSVLNRVGFTNDELQVVKTGMYNVVHGTDGWTTGTRLKDISPSVSAKTGTAQSFYYNPDDPNNPDPPSTITTSLVSFGPSDNPNIAMAIVFPNLSSENGNYPQLVAHQMYEDYYKLTGQK; this is encoded by the coding sequence CTGGAAATAATAAGAAAAAGAACAGGTAGTCAAGCGAAGTCTACTATTCCGTTTCGTTTAAACCTGCTTTTTTTTATTGTCTTTGCATTGTTCGCACTTTTAGTCGGACAATTAGCTTACCTCCAGATTGTGTATGGAGGTAAGTTTCAAGCAGAGGTCGATAGAACTGACAAAACAGTAATGCAGGGCAATGTACCTCGTGGAATGATTTATGACTCTAAAGGTAGACTACTAGTTGGTAACTCTACTGAGAGTGCAATTACTTATACAAAGAGTGCCAGTGTCAAGAGTGAGGATATTTATCAAATAGTTGATCGACTAACTAAATATGTCACTGTGAAAAAAGGCAAACTTTCAGAACGAGATAAGGCAGATTATATTTTGGCCCAAAAGGGTCGTTCGGCTGCAATTGCAAAGTCGATGCCAAAATCTTATCGTCAAGATTCCGATGGCAACGCATATTCTGCTAACAAACTATATGCAAATGAAGTTAAATATGTTCAGGAACAAGGTATCCATCTTTCTCAATCTCAATTAGAGAAAGCAACCATATTCAAAACAATGAGTTCTGCATATGCGCTTTCTACTGTTTTTGTTAAAGATCAAGGTCTGACTTCAAAGGAAATTGCTGAAGTAAGTGAACATTTAACAGAGTTGCCAGGGGTTAGTGTTGGAACCAATTGGAATCGTGAATATCCACAAGGTAAGTCCATCGCAAGTATCATTGGTGGAGTGTCGACTGAACAACAAGGTATTCCAGATGATGAACTTAATATCATGTTAGCTTCTGGATACTCTCGTAATGATCGTGTTGGTACAAGTTATCTTGAAAAGAGTTATGAATCCATCCTTGCTGGTACGAAGAGCCAAAGACAAGTTGAAATTGGTTCGAATAATCAAATTAATAGCAGTAAAGAGATTTATGCAGGTCAAAAAGGTGGAAATTTGAATCTTACAATAGATTCGGAATTCCAAAAGAAAGTTCAAGATACTTTGAACTCTGAATTCGCTGCAGCAAAGGGTGCCGGTATTACACAATATTCAGATGGTGCTTATGCAGTTGCAATGAACCCACAGACTGGTGCGATTCTAGCAATGGCTGGTGTTCGAAATAATACCAAAACTGGAAAAACGACTGAGGATGCACTTGGTGTAATCAATAGAACCTTTGTTATGGGTTCTGCTGTTAAAGGTGCTACAGTGCTTGGAGCGTTGATGGATGGTGTAATTACACCTGAAAACAATACGTTGCCTGATAATCCAATTTATTTGCCAGGTACTCCAGTTAAGAAGTCTGTTTATCCAATTGGAACGTATAGTTCATTAACTGCACAAAAAGCTCTAGAAGTTTCTTCCAACGAATATATGATGGCGTTGGCTTTAAAAGAAGCCAAGGCTACATATGTTCCAAGTAGACAAATTAAGATGGATCCAAACATCTTCCAAACAATGAGAGGATACTTCAATCAGTTTGGACTCGGGGTTAAAACGGGAATTGATATTTCCGGAGAAACAAAGGGAATTGAAGGTGCAACAAAGAATAGCGCAGGACAACTGAAGACCGGTTCAGCTCTTGATTTGTCTTACGGTAACTATGATGCCTATACATTGATTGAAATGGCTCAATACATATCTACCATTGCTAATGGTGGATATCGTTTGAAGCCATATATCGTTCAGTCAATCCAGAAGACCCGTAATGATGGTAAGAAGGGTGCTGTTGAATCCGTTACTAAACCATCTGTATTAAATAGGGTTGGTTTTACCAATGATGAATTGCAAGTTGTTAAAACTGGTATGTACAACGTTGTTCATGGGACAGATGGATGGACAACTGGTACCAGGTTAAAGGATATTTCTCCATCAGTATCAGCAAAAACTGGTACTGCACAATCCTTCTACTATAATCCAGATGATCCTAACAACCCCGATCCACCATCAACAATTACAACTAGTTTGGTATCATTTGGACCATCCGATAACCCTAACATTGCTATGGCTATTGTTTTCCCTAATCTTTCTTCGGAGAATGGTAACTATCCACAATTGGTGGCTCATCAGATGTATGAGGATTACTACAAATTGACTGGACAGAAGTAA
- the pheS gene encoding phenylalanine--tRNA ligase subunit alpha: MSLNDRLKELRESGINDAKRAERLQELNDLRVQLLGKKGPITQALRGMKDVPKEERPEIGTLANNVKNDIQAAIESRMAEVNQHIIEQKLKQETLDVTLPAQSHEIGTRHILNQTIEDIEQFFIGLGYEVAPGYEVEEDHYNFERLNIPKNHPARDMQDTFYITNELLMRTQTSAQEGRDMDAHDFSKGPLKMISPGVVYRRDDDDATHSHQFHQLEGLVVDKNISMADLKGTLEALCRHVFGPDRNIRFRPSFFPFTEPSVEVDVSCFNCGGEGCRICKYTGWIEVLGAGLTHPNVLEMSGIDSKVYSAFAFGLGPERFAMLKYGVDDIRDFYTNDIRFLNQFKGVN, from the coding sequence ATGTCATTAAATGATCGACTAAAAGAACTTCGTGAAAGCGGAATTAACGATGCTAAACGAGCTGAGAGATTACAAGAATTAAATGATTTACGTGTCCAATTACTTGGTAAAAAGGGACCAATTACACAAGCTTTACGTGGAATGAAAGATGTTCCAAAGGAAGAAAGACCTGAAATTGGAACATTAGCGAATAATGTTAAAAACGACATTCAAGCTGCGATTGAAAGCAGAATGGCTGAAGTTAACCAGCATATTATCGAACAAAAATTAAAACAGGAAACACTTGATGTTACACTTCCTGCACAATCTCATGAAATAGGAACAAGGCATATTCTCAATCAAACAATTGAAGATATCGAACAATTCTTCATTGGATTAGGCTATGAGGTTGCTCCTGGATATGAAGTTGAAGAGGATCATTATAACTTCGAAAGACTAAACATTCCCAAGAATCACCCCGCACGTGATATGCAAGATACTTTTTATATTACCAATGAATTATTAATGCGTACTCAAACTTCTGCGCAAGAAGGTCGTGATATGGATGCCCATGATTTCTCAAAGGGTCCTTTGAAAATGATCTCACCAGGTGTTGTTTATCGTCGTGATGATGATGACGCAACTCACTCACATCAATTCCATCAACTAGAAGGATTGGTTGTTGATAAGAATATTAGTATGGCAGATTTGAAGGGAACTCTTGAAGCCCTTTGCCGCCATGTCTTTGGTCCTGATCGTAATATTCGTTTCAGACCAAGTTTCTTCCCATTCACCGAACCATCTGTTGAAGTTGATGTTTCTTGTTTCAATTGTGGTGGAGAAGGTTGTCGCATTTGTAAGTATACCGGCTGGATTGAAGTTCTAGGTGCCGGATTGACTCATCCTAACGTATTAGAGATGTCAGGCATTGACTCTAAAGTGTACAGTGCATTCGCATTTGGATTGGGACCTGAGAGATTTGCCATGCTCAAATATGGTGTTGATGATATACGTGATTTCTATACAAACGATATTAGATTCTTAAATCAATTCAAAGGAGTAAATTAA
- the greA gene encoding transcription elongation factor GreA produces the protein MAEKSYPMTAEGKKKLEEELENLKKVKRPEVIKRIKIARGFGDLSENSEYSSAKDEQSVVESRISQVIEMIQYANVVDTDDVAHDEVSVGKKVTVQEDDDEPEEYIIVGSAESDPDSGKISNNSPIAKALIGRHVGDDVEVQTPAGSYTLTIKAVDVA, from the coding sequence ATGGCAGAAAAAAGCTATCCAATGACAGCTGAAGGTAAGAAAAAACTCGAGGAGGAATTAGAAAACCTCAAGAAAGTTAAACGTCCCGAAGTTATCAAACGTATAAAAATTGCCAGAGGATTTGGTGATTTGTCAGAAAATTCTGAATACTCATCAGCCAAAGATGAGCAAAGTGTTGTAGAATCACGAATTTCACAAGTTATTGAAATGATCCAATATGCAAATGTTGTTGATACTGACGATGTTGCACATGATGAAGTTTCTGTTGGTAAAAAGGTTACTGTTCAAGAAGATGATGATGAGCCAGAAGAATATATTATTGTTGGTTCAGCTGAATCAGATCCAGATTCAGGTAAAATCTCAAATAATTCTCCAATTGCCAAAGCTTTAATTGGTAGACACGTTGGTGATGATGTCGAGGTTCAAACACCTGCTGGGAGTTACACTTTAACAATCAAAGCCGTTGATGTTGCCTAA
- a CDS encoding HesB/YadR/YfhF family protein yields the protein MKIEISDKAAKWYEENVGIKAGDGIRFYGKVYGKTMVHEGFSIAFRKETPVKPESSTVVNDITYFITDNDTWFFERYDLDVEYDPEIDGPKYIFKSNE from the coding sequence ATGAAGATTGAAATTAGTGATAAAGCAGCAAAATGGTATGAAGAAAACGTAGGAATCAAGGCTGGAGACGGTATCAGATTCTACGGTAAAGTTTACGGAAAAACTATGGTTCATGAGGGATTTTCAATCGCATTTAGAAAAGAAACACCGGTTAAACCGGAGTCTAGCACAGTGGTAAATGACATTACTTATTTCATCACTGATAATGACACATGGTTCTTCGAAAGATACGATTTGGATGTCGAATACGATCCTGAAATTGATGGTCCAAAGTATATTTTTAAATCAAATGAATAA
- the mltG gene encoding endolytic transglycosylase MltG yields the protein MLSQKDEKKDALKRESEEKITTRAKERSVANHIAYWIVGVIAVLAIIVAIIGFNYVNSSLQPYDSKNDADIVVKVPIGSSSKDIAKQLESEKVIKSASVFNFYIKAHNFTDFQAGYYAFKQSMPMSGVVNKLNKGGSAEVPVSAKNKVIVREGITIDQVGDAIQSGTKNSVKFKKSDFMKLMKDQSYLNSLAKKYPELLSSSMKQKNVRYHLEGYLAPATYAVYKGITLKQLVNSMVSNENTVLQPYYSTIKEKDMTVHQVLTLASLVEREGVTSEDRAKIAGVFFNRFDVNMPIQSDISVMYALNTHKTKLSNKDTSVKSPYNLYKHTGYGPGPFNTPSRDSIQAVLNPTDRSANYLYFFADLKTGKITYSKTFKEHQSRYDSLDQ from the coding sequence ATCTTGAGCCAAAAAGATGAAAAAAAAGATGCACTAAAACGTGAATCCGAAGAAAAAATAACAACGCGTGCTAAAGAACGTTCAGTTGCTAATCATATTGCATACTGGATTGTTGGTGTTATTGCTGTTTTAGCCATAATTGTTGCAATCATTGGATTTAATTACGTTAATAGTTCACTTCAACCTTATGATTCAAAGAATGATGCTGATATTGTAGTTAAAGTTCCAATCGGATCTTCAAGTAAAGATATTGCTAAGCAATTGGAATCTGAAAAAGTTATTAAGAGTGCCAGTGTGTTTAATTTCTACATTAAAGCTCACAACTTTACTGATTTTCAAGCAGGATACTATGCGTTCAAACAATCAATGCCAATGAGTGGCGTTGTGAACAAGCTGAATAAAGGTGGTAGCGCAGAAGTGCCTGTCAGTGCTAAGAACAAGGTAATTGTGCGTGAAGGTATCACAATTGACCAAGTTGGGGATGCTATTCAAAGCGGAACCAAAAATAGTGTTAAATTCAAAAAGTCTGACTTTATGAAATTAATGAAAGATCAAAGTTATTTGAATTCATTGGCTAAAAAGTATCCAGAACTTCTAAGTTCATCTATGAAACAAAAGAATGTAAGATATCACTTGGAAGGATATTTAGCTCCAGCAACTTATGCTGTGTACAAAGGAATTACTCTCAAACAACTGGTAAACTCAATGGTTTCAAATGAAAATACCGTTCTTCAACCTTATTATTCAACAATTAAAGAGAAGGACATGACTGTTCACCAAGTTCTTACATTAGCATCTCTAGTTGAACGTGAAGGTGTTACATCTGAAGACCGTGCTAAAATTGCCGGTGTATTCTTCAATCGTTTTGATGTAAACATGCCAATACAATCTGACATTTCAGTTATGTATGCATTGAATACACATAAAACAAAGTTGTCGAATAAAGATACTAGTGTTAAATCTCCATATAACTTGTATAAACATACAGGATATGGTCCTGGTCCATTTAACACACCAAGTAGAGATTCTATTCAAGCTGTCTTGAATCCAACGGATAGAAGTGCTAATTACTTATACTTCTTCGCTGATTTGAAGACGGGTAAGATTACATATTCTAAGACATTCAAGGAACACCAAAGTAGATATGATTCACTAGATCAATAG